In a single window of the Hoyosella subflava DQS3-9A1 genome:
- a CDS encoding iron-siderophore ABC transporter substrate-binding protein produces the protein MTHKAWRRNAARAGFKSKIVLSVILAAGVLTAACGSTDDADASGQNSLPAAPTEEGAFPVTIEHQFGETTITDAPQRVAAVGLADTDALLALDVIPVLVTPWGGATEASVGEWAIDALGGTEPVVHEYSDGINVELIASTDPDLIVAINQSIDQSTYEQLSAIAPTIVRPAEFIDWGVPWQDATRMIGAAVGQPARAEEVVAETEDLFTQVRSGHPEIAGKTGVVMLLNEAGGYYTYTEEDGRGQFMKALGFTLPPQLRELEQEGQFYVDVSAENAPLLESDILVVLANHNAAEVLRDDAAFQSTGVGRENRYVVVDSSTGVAMSMATVLSIPYALDQLVPEIIERVN, from the coding sequence GTGACACACAAAGCTTGGCGACGTAATGCGGCGCGTGCTGGCTTCAAGAGCAAGATCGTGCTCTCCGTCATTCTCGCCGCCGGCGTCCTCACAGCGGCGTGCGGGTCGACCGACGACGCGGACGCATCCGGCCAAAATTCGCTACCGGCAGCACCCACCGAAGAGGGTGCTTTCCCTGTGACTATCGAGCACCAATTCGGCGAGACAACGATTACCGATGCTCCGCAGCGCGTCGCGGCTGTCGGGCTCGCGGACACTGACGCGCTGCTCGCCCTGGACGTCATCCCAGTCCTGGTCACGCCGTGGGGCGGTGCTACCGAGGCAAGTGTCGGCGAGTGGGCAATAGATGCGCTGGGCGGTACTGAACCCGTTGTTCATGAATACTCGGACGGCATCAACGTGGAGCTGATCGCCAGTACCGATCCAGACCTGATCGTCGCCATCAACCAATCGATTGACCAGTCAACTTACGAGCAACTCAGCGCGATCGCGCCCACTATCGTTCGTCCCGCCGAGTTCATCGACTGGGGCGTGCCCTGGCAAGATGCCACCCGAATGATCGGCGCCGCTGTCGGCCAGCCTGCCCGCGCTGAAGAAGTCGTCGCCGAAACCGAAGACCTGTTCACCCAGGTCCGCTCCGGCCATCCCGAGATCGCGGGCAAAACCGGTGTAGTCATGCTCCTCAATGAGGCCGGTGGGTACTACACGTACACCGAGGAGGACGGCCGCGGCCAGTTCATGAAGGCGCTGGGCTTCACGCTTCCCCCGCAGCTTCGAGAGCTGGAGCAAGAGGGCCAGTTCTATGTCGACGTTTCCGCCGAGAACGCGCCGTTGCTCGAATCCGACATCCTTGTGGTGCTCGCCAACCACAATGCTGCAGAAGTTCTTCGAGACGACGCCGCATTCCAGTCGACGGGCGTGGGCAGGGAGAACCGTTATGTCGTTGTCGATTCCTCAACCGGTGTCGCCATGTCGATGGCGACGGTGCTGAGTATTCCTTACGCCTTGGACCAGCTGGTTCCAGAGATCATCGAACGCGTCAACTGA
- a CDS encoding M28 family peptidase, whose translation MRFFARLIMARSTAATLTVSAAALLFLAGCGQDESDAVGVLEPEVAHDLSPLEYAEYVRDKLSVDAVWSHMESLQRIADENGGTRAAFTPGYEASLDMVSDQLREAGFEVETPEFEFERFQIAAQRLTLGGRDVLSRAMRYSPSTPDGGVAAELVVLPTGATGCTDGDYDDLDAAGGIVLVDRGECSFTEKQQAASDRGAIAVIIVNTEDTLIDGSLGSGPEARVPTVLTTRGEGERLRDAKDEDVTLLVDAQTSIQHSRSVVAQTRTGSATDVIVAGAHLDSVDEGPGINDNASGVAALLETALLLGPDPDSTHAVRFAFWGAEENGLVGSTDYVDGLSESERLDIALYLNFDMIASENAGYFVLDGEGNADEDAEPGPEGSAGIEQLFRAYFDSAGVEAEGSVLDGRSDYAPFMATGIPVGGIFTGADEVMTEAQAEAWGGVAGRRFDRNYHTDADTLENSNREALTLTAPAVAYAVAFYSQEIDGAYGVPARDDRELLRQPVS comes from the coding sequence ATGCGTTTCTTTGCGCGATTGATCATGGCGCGTTCCACTGCAGCGACCCTCACTGTCAGCGCCGCCGCACTCTTGTTTCTCGCGGGGTGTGGGCAAGACGAATCGGACGCTGTCGGCGTCTTGGAGCCCGAAGTCGCTCATGATCTGTCGCCGCTCGAGTACGCGGAGTATGTCCGAGACAAGCTATCGGTCGATGCAGTGTGGTCCCACATGGAATCGCTGCAGCGAATAGCTGATGAGAATGGGGGCACCCGCGCCGCGTTCACACCGGGCTACGAGGCGTCGCTAGACATGGTCTCCGACCAGCTGCGAGAAGCTGGTTTCGAGGTCGAGACGCCGGAGTTCGAGTTCGAGCGTTTCCAGATCGCCGCTCAGCGCCTCACGCTTGGGGGCCGGGATGTCCTCAGCCGTGCGATGCGGTACTCGCCTTCGACTCCAGATGGGGGAGTCGCTGCCGAACTCGTCGTTCTCCCGACAGGAGCCACGGGGTGCACGGATGGTGACTACGACGATCTCGATGCGGCCGGGGGGATCGTGCTGGTCGACAGGGGCGAGTGCAGCTTCACGGAAAAACAGCAGGCCGCGTCGGACCGCGGAGCTATCGCGGTCATCATCGTTAATACCGAGGACACCCTTATTGATGGTTCGCTTGGCAGCGGACCTGAGGCGCGGGTTCCTACCGTGCTGACGACCCGGGGCGAGGGCGAGCGACTGCGCGACGCGAAGGACGAGGACGTGACGCTGCTCGTTGACGCACAAACGTCGATTCAGCATTCCCGCAGTGTGGTGGCGCAAACACGCACTGGGTCCGCGACGGACGTCATTGTCGCGGGTGCACATCTTGACAGTGTCGACGAGGGGCCTGGAATCAACGACAATGCCTCCGGGGTGGCGGCGCTGCTCGAAACAGCGCTGTTGCTCGGGCCTGACCCAGACAGCACCCACGCGGTACGTTTCGCGTTCTGGGGCGCGGAAGAGAACGGACTCGTGGGGTCAACAGACTACGTTGATGGGCTGTCTGAATCTGAACGCCTCGATATTGCCCTTTACCTGAATTTCGACATGATCGCGTCAGAAAACGCTGGCTACTTCGTGCTCGACGGCGAAGGGAATGCGGACGAGGACGCTGAGCCGGGTCCTGAAGGTTCAGCGGGGATCGAACAACTTTTCCGCGCCTATTTCGATAGCGCTGGCGTCGAGGCAGAGGGCTCGGTGCTCGATGGCCGCTCGGACTACGCGCCGTTCATGGCCACCGGGATCCCCGTCGGAGGCATCTTTACCGGGGCTGACGAGGTCATGACTGAGGCGCAGGCCGAGGCATGGGGTGGTGTTGCGGGCAGGCGCTTTGACCGCAACTACCACACCGATGCCGACACCCTGGAAAACAGCAATCGCGAGGCGCTGACGCTCACAGCTCCCGCCGTCGCTTACGCGGTGGCGTTCTATTCGCAGGAAATCGACGGGGCGTACGGAGTGCCGGCCCGGGACGACAGGGAGCTGCTGCGGCAACCAGTCAGTTGA